The following are from one region of the Actinoplanes sp. L3-i22 genome:
- a CDS encoding cytochrome P450 yields MTAVVRLREWIFRRVNGAEGIPVPGPLVGAEHFERVYSDPAADGRSRGAGLSDLFWYWLAPGPQMHQEHLEPGDRYQTVARTTRKVLAVPHARSDELATAATRRALDELPTKKTSFVRLRDLMMPVWAEVFFELVFEEKCPPEAKELIVANADDVVTALKGLSLRHMRRRDRLTRYLLARLADDTCPVVLPPPFTARETAWYLQGAFFNTAVVQMSEAMAHILLCAAQSGAGDLADDALDRLIDETLRVHPLFGIAHRITSAPIPVGDVTLPTGSVLLFNYLAFQRTGPAADDTFDPDRWRTLPKKDANFIPYGITANRACPARGAAPVMLRAATRAVLRRFTLASSVTHTRSLPSRGPAYLTPIGQAGPGTGRLVALRRADRIADAGRSVKQLVLGTWMVLDARRQKLCTTYFEEACP; encoded by the coding sequence ATGACCGCGGTGGTCCGGCTCCGCGAGTGGATCTTCCGGCGGGTGAACGGGGCGGAGGGCATCCCGGTGCCGGGGCCGCTGGTCGGCGCGGAGCACTTCGAGCGGGTCTACAGCGATCCGGCGGCGGACGGGCGCAGCCGCGGCGCCGGGCTCTCCGACCTGTTCTGGTACTGGCTGGCGCCTGGCCCGCAGATGCACCAGGAGCACCTGGAGCCGGGTGATCGCTATCAGACAGTCGCGCGGACCACCCGGAAGGTGCTCGCGGTGCCGCACGCCCGCTCCGACGAGTTGGCGACCGCCGCCACCCGGCGCGCCCTGGACGAGTTGCCGACGAAGAAAACCTCCTTCGTCCGGCTCCGCGACCTGATGATGCCGGTCTGGGCGGAAGTTTTCTTCGAGCTGGTCTTCGAAGAAAAGTGCCCGCCGGAGGCGAAGGAACTCATCGTCGCCAACGCCGACGACGTCGTCACCGCGTTGAAGGGACTGAGCCTGCGGCACATGCGCCGCCGGGACCGCCTGACCCGGTACCTGCTCGCCCGCCTCGCGGACGACACCTGCCCGGTGGTGCTGCCGCCACCGTTCACCGCCCGGGAGACGGCCTGGTACCTGCAGGGCGCGTTCTTCAACACCGCCGTCGTGCAGATGTCCGAGGCGATGGCCCACATCCTGCTGTGCGCGGCCCAGTCCGGCGCCGGCGACCTCGCCGACGACGCCCTCGACCGGCTGATCGACGAGACCCTGCGGGTGCACCCGCTGTTCGGCATCGCGCACCGGATCACCTCGGCGCCGATCCCGGTCGGCGACGTCACGCTGCCCACCGGCTCGGTGCTGCTCTTCAACTACCTGGCGTTCCAGCGCACCGGCCCGGCCGCCGACGACACCTTCGACCCTGATCGGTGGCGGACATTGCCGAAAAAGGATGCCAACTTCATCCCGTACGGGATAACCGCGAACCGGGCCTGCCCGGCCCGCGGCGCCGCCCCGGTGATGCTGCGCGCCGCCACCCGTGCGGTGCTGCGCCGGTTCACCCTCGCGTCCTCGGTCACGCACACCCGCTCGCTGCCCAGCCGTGGTCCGGCCTACCTCACCCCGATCGGCCAGGCCGGGCCGGGCACCGGCCGGCTGGTCGCGCTGCGCCGGGCCGACCGGATCGCCGACGCCGGCCGCTCCGTCAAGCAGCTGGTGCTGGGCACGTGGATGGTGCTCGACGCCCGCCGCCAGAAGCTCTGCACCACCTATTTCGAGGAGGCCTGCCCGTGA
- the sodN gene encoding superoxide dismutase, Ni yields the protein MRLPRLLLPRTVVSAHCDLPCGVYDPAQARIEAESIKAIAEKYQASADPEFRTRAILIKEQRAELVKHHLWVLWTDYFKAPHFEKYPQLHQLFNEATKLAGAGGAKGSVDPAIADQLLAKIEEISKIFWETKQA from the coding sequence ATGCGCCTGCCGCGTCTCCTGCTCCCGCGCACCGTCGTGAGCGCCCACTGCGACCTGCCCTGCGGCGTCTACGACCCCGCCCAGGCCCGCATCGAAGCCGAGTCGATCAAGGCGATCGCCGAGAAGTACCAGGCCAGCGCGGATCCGGAGTTCCGGACCCGGGCGATCCTGATCAAGGAGCAGCGCGCCGAGCTGGTCAAGCACCACCTGTGGGTGCTGTGGACCGACTACTTCAAGGCGCCGCATTTCGAGAAGTATCCGCAGCTGCACCAGCTCTTCAACGAGGCCACCAAGCTCGCCGGCGCCGGCGGCGCCAAGGGCTCGGTCGACCCGGCGATCGCCGACCAGCTCCTGGCGAAGATCGAGGAAATCTCCAAGATCTTCTGGGAGACCAAGCAGGCCTGA
- a CDS encoding dihydrofolate reductase family protein, giving the protein MRKIVYWVHTSVDGFVDGPNGEFDWPVMGPELSAYSEGLNRTVDTLIYGRPVWEMMVGFWPEAESVSPDSHVASFAPFWRATPKIVFSRTFPGDDWTSRVVHDNLATEVTALKAQPGGDILLTGGAGLAAALTELNLIDEFHIAVHPVVLGGGRRLFGEPKQRLNLRAARSRLVDGRIVVTSYTPAPS; this is encoded by the coding sequence ATGCGGAAGATCGTCTACTGGGTGCACACGTCGGTCGACGGGTTTGTCGACGGGCCGAACGGGGAGTTCGACTGGCCGGTGATGGGGCCGGAGCTGTCGGCGTACTCGGAGGGGCTCAACCGCACGGTCGACACGCTGATCTACGGCCGGCCGGTCTGGGAGATGATGGTCGGCTTCTGGCCGGAGGCCGAGTCGGTCTCCCCCGATTCGCACGTCGCCAGTTTCGCGCCGTTCTGGCGGGCCACCCCGAAGATCGTGTTCTCCCGGACCTTCCCCGGTGACGACTGGACCAGCCGGGTCGTCCACGACAACCTGGCGACGGAAGTCACCGCCCTGAAGGCGCAGCCGGGCGGAGACATCCTGCTGACCGGTGGCGCCGGGCTGGCCGCCGCCCTGACCGAGCTGAACCTGATCGACGAGTTCCACATCGCCGTCCACCCGGTCGTCCTCGGCGGCGGCCGGCGCCTGTTCGGCGAGCCGAAGCAGCGGCTGAACCTGCGGGCCGCCCGGTCCCGGCTGGTCGACGGCCGGATCGTCGTCACCAGCTACACGCCGGCGCCGAGCTGA
- a CDS encoding NAD(P)-binding domain-containing protein, translating into MTHDYLIIGAGPAGLQLAALLERDGHDYVVLEAGAAAGTFFTRYPRHRTLISINKVFTGSEDPEFNLRSDWNSLLTDDPALLFKNYSRRYFPSADDLVRYLKDFADGLKVSYGRKVQRVSRAEGIFTVETSVETFTARRVVVATGVPQLYVPPIEGAELCERYDTVSVDPAGFENQRVLIIGKGNSAFETADALVESAAVIHVAGPHAIRLAWQTHYVGHLRAVNNNFLDTYQLKSQNAVLDGTVESIVRRDDGGFRIVFRYARTSERLREIDYDRVILATGFRFDASIFDESARPELAINDRFPAQTPAFESVNVPGLYFAGTLSQQRDFKKSTNGFIHGFRYGVRALHRILRSRHHDIPWPSAPVEATPEAITDAIIARINVSSALWQQFGVLADVVTVSGGAARYHQEVPVAYLGPEPLALVVTLEYGPGHDQVDPFDITVPRIAENDAATAHRASYLHPVVRCLRDGVLHKTHHLAENLENHWNLPAVHQEPLARFVKDVL; encoded by the coding sequence ATGACGCACGACTACCTGATCATCGGCGCCGGGCCGGCCGGCTTGCAGCTCGCCGCGCTGCTGGAGCGCGACGGTCATGACTACGTCGTTCTGGAAGCGGGTGCGGCGGCGGGAACTTTCTTCACCCGCTATCCGCGGCACCGCACGCTGATCTCGATCAACAAGGTCTTCACCGGTTCCGAGGACCCGGAGTTCAATCTGCGGTCGGACTGGAACTCGCTGCTCACCGACGACCCGGCGCTGCTGTTCAAGAACTACAGCCGAAGGTATTTTCCGTCGGCCGACGACCTGGTGCGCTACCTGAAGGACTTTGCCGACGGTTTGAAAGTTTCCTACGGCAGGAAAGTCCAGCGGGTGTCCCGGGCGGAAGGAATCTTCACCGTCGAGACCTCGGTGGAGACTTTCACCGCGCGGCGGGTCGTCGTCGCCACCGGTGTCCCACAGCTCTATGTGCCGCCGATCGAGGGCGCCGAGCTGTGCGAGCGCTACGACACGGTCAGCGTCGACCCGGCCGGCTTCGAGAACCAGCGGGTGCTGATCATCGGCAAGGGGAACTCCGCCTTCGAGACCGCGGACGCCCTGGTGGAGTCCGCCGCGGTGATCCACGTCGCCGGGCCGCACGCGATCCGGCTGGCCTGGCAGACGCACTACGTCGGGCACCTGCGGGCGGTCAACAACAACTTCCTCGACACCTACCAGCTGAAATCGCAGAACGCGGTGCTGGACGGCACCGTCGAAAGCATCGTGCGCCGGGACGACGGCGGCTTCCGGATCGTCTTCCGCTACGCCCGGACCAGCGAACGGCTGCGCGAGATCGACTACGACCGGGTCATCCTGGCCACCGGCTTCCGGTTCGACGCGTCCATCTTCGACGAGTCGGCGCGGCCCGAACTGGCGATCAACGACCGGTTCCCGGCGCAGACCCCGGCCTTCGAGTCGGTCAACGTGCCCGGGCTCTACTTCGCCGGCACGCTCTCCCAGCAGCGCGACTTCAAGAAGTCGACGAACGGGTTCATCCACGGTTTCCGGTACGGCGTCCGCGCCCTCCACCGGATCCTGCGCAGCCGCCACCACGACATCCCGTGGCCGTCGGCGCCGGTGGAGGCCACCCCGGAGGCGATCACCGACGCGATCATCGCCCGGATCAACGTGTCCTCCGCGCTGTGGCAGCAGTTCGGCGTGCTCGCCGACGTGGTCACGGTCTCCGGCGGCGCGGCGCGCTACCACCAGGAGGTGCCGGTCGCCTACCTCGGACCGGAGCCGCTCGCGCTCGTGGTCACCCTCGAATACGGCCCCGGCCACGACCAGGTCGACCCGTTCGACATCACGGTGCCGCGGATCGCCGAGAACGACGCCGCCACCGCGCACCGGGCCAGCTACCTGCACCCGGTGGTCCGCTGCCTGCGCGACGGTGTGCTGCACAAGACCCACCACCTCGCCGAGAACCTGGAGAACCACTGGAACCTCCCGGCGGTGCACCAGGAGCCGCTGGCCCGCTTCGTCAAGGATGTCCTCTGA
- a CDS encoding alpha-hydroxy acid oxidase — translation MNPVHADYFAGGAGEERTLRANLAAFDRLRIVPRVLRATGDRDLRTTLFGAELATPILVAPTAFHLLAHPGGEAATAQGAGAAGTVLVVSMAATQPVERIAEAGGPLWFQLYPQPDLAFTAALIGRAERAGCRALVVTVDSPVFGRRERDRRHGFTDLPAGLACENMRDDTGRVRSIEMDATLGWDRIGWLRGVTGLPIVLKGVLHPADARLAVEHGVDALIVSNHGGRQLDGAVATIDALPAVVAAVGGRVPVLVDGGIRRGTDVLIALARGADAVLLGRPVLDALAAGGADGVRDELRRLTADLDHAMALAGAKRPAELSPDLVVAG, via the coding sequence ATGAACCCGGTGCACGCCGACTACTTCGCCGGTGGGGCCGGCGAGGAGCGGACGCTGCGGGCCAACCTGGCGGCCTTCGACCGGTTGCGGATCGTGCCCCGGGTGCTGCGCGCCACCGGCGACCGGGATCTGCGCACCACCCTGTTCGGCGCCGAGCTGGCCACCCCGATCCTGGTCGCGCCGACCGCGTTCCACCTGTTGGCCCACCCGGGCGGGGAGGCCGCGACCGCGCAGGGGGCGGGCGCGGCCGGAACCGTGCTGGTGGTCAGCATGGCGGCGACCCAGCCGGTCGAGCGGATCGCCGAGGCCGGTGGCCCACTGTGGTTCCAGCTCTATCCGCAGCCGGACCTGGCGTTCACCGCGGCGCTGATCGGGCGGGCCGAGCGGGCCGGCTGCCGGGCCCTGGTGGTGACCGTGGACTCCCCGGTGTTCGGGCGTCGCGAGCGGGACCGGCGCCACGGCTTCACCGACCTGCCGGCCGGGCTGGCCTGCGAGAACATGCGCGACGACACCGGCCGGGTGCGGAGCATCGAGATGGACGCGACGCTCGGCTGGGATCGGATCGGCTGGCTGCGTGGGGTGACCGGGCTGCCGATCGTGCTCAAGGGGGTGCTGCATCCGGCCGACGCGCGGCTGGCGGTGGAGCACGGGGTGGACGCCCTGATCGTGTCGAATCACGGCGGGCGGCAGCTGGACGGGGCGGTCGCCACGATCGACGCGCTGCCGGCCGTGGTGGCCGCCGTCGGCGGACGAGTTCCGGTGCTGGTCGACGGCGGGATCCGGCGCGGGACGGACGTGCTGATCGCGCTGGCCCGGGGCGCCGACGCGGTGCTGCTCGGCCGGCCGGTGCTGGACGCGCTCGCCGCCGGCGGGGCGGACGGCGTACGCGATGAACTGCGCAGGCTGACGGCGGACCTGGACCACGCGATGGCGCTGGCCGGAGCGAAGCGACCGGCCGAGTTGAGCCCGGACCTGGTGGTGGCCGGATGA
- a CDS encoding aromatic amino acid ammonia-lyase, with amino-acid sequence MTIEVDLAAPLRIADLRAAREPITVRITPEVRERLTAGRAFLAEVLGDDRAVYGATTGFGALVGYPGRADQRDQADNTLAHLGAGHGPDLDPDLARATLLVRAHSLARGASGVSPHVVDALADALGTTFAPAMPRLGSVGASGDLIPLGAAAQALRGRGHAYVYGDRLPAAEALHKAGLTPLPLDGRDALALVNGTSLTTAAAALALDRVRTSHRVIQLLTCVLADLLGCDPQFLDAALLDAYGHAGTVAVGDTMRAVLAGTTPSGQRPLQEPYSIRCTPQLLGAAEDALRYADGVVAADLRGVSDNPLFFPDGDRVVHGGNFFGQPAAFAADLLTTVLAQLGNLAERQLDLLVDPVRNGGLPPMLAAGPGRQHGLQGVQLASTALIAEIRRDAMPASIQSLPTNLHNQDIIPLGTQSALRALDQSRLLSLITGSLALGLRQALHVGARPPTAPECARLLDALTEAIPPIDPDRPLEDDVRRAAAIVESLAPAPLRTL; translated from the coding sequence ATGACGATCGAGGTGGATCTGGCGGCCCCGCTGCGCATCGCGGACCTGCGCGCCGCCCGCGAGCCGATCACCGTGCGGATCACTCCGGAGGTGCGCGAGCGGCTGACGGCCGGGCGGGCCTTCCTGGCCGAGGTGCTCGGCGACGACCGGGCGGTCTACGGCGCGACCACCGGTTTCGGCGCGCTGGTCGGCTACCCGGGCCGCGCCGACCAGCGCGATCAGGCCGACAACACGCTCGCGCACCTGGGCGCCGGCCACGGCCCGGACCTCGATCCGGACCTGGCCCGGGCCACCCTGCTGGTCCGCGCGCACTCCCTGGCCCGCGGCGCCTCGGGCGTGTCGCCGCACGTCGTCGACGCGCTCGCGGACGCGCTGGGCACCACGTTCGCGCCGGCCATGCCCCGGCTCGGCTCGGTGGGCGCGAGCGGCGACCTGATTCCGCTGGGTGCCGCGGCGCAGGCACTGCGGGGCCGGGGACACGCCTATGTGTACGGCGATCGACTGCCCGCCGCGGAGGCGTTGCACAAGGCCGGCCTCACCCCGCTACCGCTGGACGGCCGGGACGCGCTCGCGCTGGTCAACGGCACGTCGCTGACCACCGCGGCGGCCGCGCTGGCCCTGGACCGGGTGCGCACGTCGCACCGGGTGATCCAGCTGCTCACCTGCGTGCTGGCGGACCTGCTCGGCTGTGATCCGCAGTTCCTCGACGCCGCGCTGCTGGACGCGTACGGCCACGCCGGCACGGTCGCGGTGGGCGACACGATGCGCGCGGTGCTCGCCGGGACGACGCCGTCCGGGCAGCGCCCGCTGCAGGAGCCGTACTCGATCCGCTGCACGCCACAGCTGCTCGGCGCGGCCGAGGACGCGCTGCGCTACGCCGACGGCGTCGTCGCGGCCGACCTGCGCGGGGTCAGCGACAACCCGTTGTTCTTTCCCGACGGTGACCGCGTCGTACACGGCGGAAATTTCTTCGGACAACCCGCCGCCTTCGCCGCGGACCTGCTCACCACGGTCCTCGCCCAGCTCGGCAACCTCGCCGAACGCCAGCTCGACCTGCTGGTCGACCCGGTCCGCAACGGCGGCCTCCCACCGATGCTCGCCGCCGGCCCGGGCCGCCAGCACGGCCTGCAGGGCGTCCAGCTGGCCTCGACCGCCCTGATCGCGGAGATCCGCCGCGACGCGATGCCGGCCAGCATCCAGAGCCTGCCGACAAACCTTCACAATCAAGACATCATCCCCTTGGGTACGCAGTCCGCCCTGCGCGCCCTGGACCAGTCCCGCCTGCTGTCCCTGATCACCGGCTCCCTGGCCCTCGGCCTGCGCCAGGCCCTGCACGTCGGCGCCCGCCCGCCGACCGCCCCGGAGTGCGCCCGCCTCCTGGACGCCCTCACCGAAGCCATCCCACCGATCGACCCGGACCGCCCGCTGGAGGACGACGTCCGCCGCGCCGCCGCAATCGTCGAGAGCCTCGCACCGGCGCCCCTGCGCACACTCTGA
- a CDS encoding class I adenylate-forming enzyme family protein gives MWPDPVLELLADGGDRPVFEDGDRVVTAAEMATLVRRIAAGLRHHGIGPGRGVALRLGVNAPAFAATIAAFAVGARVSGLPAGLAPGQLSYLLERDDAVLIDDDGVRSLADFADQPLSAAGRGDDVARVIYTSGSTGNPKGCAQTYAAMSAGWAPYPDRWPPVVAALAERLDRYLVFGSLNSQVMLEYGILTLAAGGTLVAAHPPVFPAAIVRHRATASVITVGKLHQLVRAQRAEPADLSSLKALMVSGSPLEPGRLREALDVLGPVVFHGYGQTETGMISMALPGERPDTVGRPPAVTRIKIKDGELYVRTPAQAGSYWQDPDESAKVFVDGWVRTRDLAALDADGYLRLLGRARDVIIVQATLVYAGPIERVLATDPSVAEAYVVGRADDETGEAIHAYVVPATNRTPDPAALRDLVAAHLGTSSVPKTVTVIDQVPLAPSGKPDKSALPR, from the coding sequence ATGTGGCCCGATCCGGTGCTCGAACTGCTCGCCGACGGCGGTGACCGGCCGGTCTTCGAGGACGGTGACCGGGTGGTCACCGCCGCGGAGATGGCCACCCTGGTCCGGCGGATCGCGGCGGGGCTGCGGCACCACGGGATCGGCCCCGGTCGCGGGGTGGCGTTGCGGCTCGGGGTGAACGCGCCCGCCTTCGCGGCGACCATCGCCGCCTTCGCGGTCGGGGCGCGGGTCTCCGGACTCCCGGCCGGGCTCGCCCCGGGGCAGCTGTCGTACCTGCTGGAACGGGACGACGCGGTGCTGATCGACGACGACGGGGTGCGGTCGCTGGCCGACTTCGCCGACCAGCCGCTGTCGGCGGCCGGGCGTGGGGACGACGTGGCCCGCGTCATCTACACCAGTGGGAGCACCGGCAACCCCAAGGGCTGCGCCCAGACGTACGCCGCGATGTCCGCCGGCTGGGCCCCGTACCCGGACCGCTGGCCGCCGGTGGTCGCCGCGCTCGCCGAACGACTCGACCGCTACCTGGTCTTCGGCTCGCTGAACAGCCAGGTCATGCTGGAGTACGGCATCCTGACGCTCGCCGCCGGCGGCACCCTGGTCGCCGCGCACCCGCCCGTCTTCCCGGCCGCGATCGTCCGGCACCGGGCCACCGCGAGCGTGATCACCGTCGGAAAGTTGCACCAACTGGTCCGCGCCCAGCGCGCCGAACCGGCCGATCTGAGCAGCCTGAAGGCCCTGATGGTGTCCGGCTCGCCGCTGGAACCGGGGCGGTTGCGGGAGGCGCTCGACGTGCTCGGGCCGGTGGTCTTCCACGGCTACGGGCAGACCGAGACCGGCATGATCTCGATGGCGCTGCCGGGGGAGCGGCCGGACACGGTCGGCCGGCCGCCGGCGGTCACGAGGATCAAGATCAAGGACGGCGAGCTGTACGTACGGACCCCGGCGCAGGCCGGCTCGTACTGGCAGGACCCGGACGAGTCGGCGAAAGTTTTCGTCGACGGCTGGGTGCGGACCCGGGACCTGGCCGCGCTCGACGCCGACGGCTACCTGCGGCTGCTCGGCCGGGCCCGCGACGTGATCATCGTGCAGGCGACGCTGGTCTACGCCGGGCCGATCGAACGGGTGCTCGCCACCGATCCGTCGGTTGCCGAGGCCTACGTCGTCGGGCGTGCGGACGACGAGACGGGAGAGGCGATCCACGCGTACGTCGTCCCGGCCACCAACCGCACCCCCGACCCGGCCGCCCTGCGCGACCTGGTCGCCGCGCACCTCGGCACCTCATCGGTCCCGAAAACCGTGACCGTCATCGATCAGGTCCCGCTGGCCCCGAGCGGCAAGCCTGACAAATCCGCGCTGCCGCGCTAG
- a CDS encoding DinB family protein produces MLETQRERVPLNDGGELDTALAFLTFARSCVLKKTDGLDEALLRRRLVVSDTTLLGLVQHLTDAERYWFGYTFAGDKRWADVDFDMAVPAGRSVQQVLADYRTAIAESDAHIRAAADPAALTAQPVHDEPRTLRWVLAHMTGETVRHAGHADILRELIDGVTGR; encoded by the coding sequence ATGCTTGAGACGCAGCGCGAGCGGGTGCCGCTCAACGACGGCGGCGAGCTGGACACGGCACTGGCGTTCCTGACCTTCGCCCGGTCCTGCGTGCTGAAGAAGACCGACGGCCTGGACGAGGCGCTGCTGCGGCGGCGCCTGGTCGTGTCCGACACCACGCTGCTGGGGCTGGTGCAGCACCTGACCGACGCCGAGCGGTACTGGTTCGGGTACACGTTCGCCGGTGACAAGCGGTGGGCCGACGTCGACTTCGACATGGCGGTGCCCGCCGGCCGGAGCGTGCAGCAGGTCCTCGCCGACTACCGGACGGCGATCGCGGAGAGCGACGCGCACATCCGGGCGGCGGCGGACCCGGCGGCGCTCACCGCGCAACCGGTGCACGACGAGCCGCGGACCTTGCGGTGGGTGCTCGCGCACATGACCGGCGAGACCGTCCGGCACGCCGGTCACGCCGACATCCTGCGCGAGCTGATCGACGGGGTCACCGGCCGCTGA
- a CDS encoding NAD(P)-binding domain-containing protein, translated as MPLDYVIIGAGPAGLQLARLLEADGKRDYLVLEGTGAPGAFFERFPRHRTLISVNKPRTGTDDPELNLRLDWNSLLSDDPELLFTKYTDRYFPSADDYVRYLADFGKGLRIEYDTRVTRISRDGDGFAITAGDKTYRARRIVVATGVSQAYRPDIPGLELAESYADMSVDPRDYLDQRVLIIGKGNSAFETADNLMETTTVIHVAGPSSVRLAWRTHYVGHLRAVNNNFLDTYQLKSANAILDGSIRSIERDGDGFTVTFSFSRVHEVVKELRYDRVLACTGFRFDASIFDDSCRPELTIRDRFPAQTASWESVNVPGLFFAGTISQVRDFKKSTSGFIHGFRYAVRALHKILELSYGETPWPAGKLDVTPAAVTDAIIARVNRTSALWQQFGFLADVVTVGESGARYHDEVPVDWFAEHGLATADHAYRHAFVVTLEYGPEHDQVDPFDVTVTRVMQDVPGQAHDAAYLHPVVRHFRDGALAGTHHVAENLENRWDRPDAHVAPLTTFVARSLS; from the coding sequence ATGCCGCTTGATTACGTGATCATCGGGGCCGGGCCGGCCGGTCTGCAGCTCGCCCGACTGCTGGAGGCCGACGGCAAGCGCGACTATCTGGTGCTGGAGGGAACCGGCGCGCCCGGGGCGTTCTTCGAACGGTTTCCCCGGCACCGGACCCTGATCTCGGTCAACAAGCCGCGCACCGGCACCGACGATCCGGAGCTGAATCTGCGGCTGGACTGGAACTCGCTGCTCAGCGACGATCCGGAGCTGCTGTTCACGAAGTACACCGACCGTTATTTCCCGTCGGCCGACGACTACGTGCGCTATCTCGCCGACTTCGGCAAGGGTCTGCGGATCGAGTACGACACCCGGGTCACGCGGATCAGCAGGGACGGCGACGGCTTCGCGATAACGGCCGGCGACAAGACGTACCGGGCCCGGAGAATTGTCGTGGCGACCGGCGTCTCGCAGGCCTACCGGCCGGACATCCCGGGTCTCGAGCTGGCCGAGAGTTATGCCGACATGTCCGTCGACCCGCGCGACTACCTGGACCAACGGGTGCTGATCATCGGCAAGGGGAACTCCGCGTTCGAGACCGCGGACAACCTGATGGAGACGACCACGGTCATTCACGTGGCCGGGCCGAGTTCGGTGCGGCTGGCCTGGCGCACGCATTACGTCGGCCATCTGCGCGCGGTCAACAACAATTTCCTGGACACGTACCAGCTGAAGTCGGCGAACGCGATCCTGGACGGGAGCATCAGGAGCATCGAGCGCGACGGCGACGGCTTCACCGTGACGTTCAGCTTCTCCCGGGTGCACGAGGTGGTCAAGGAACTGCGTTACGACCGGGTGCTGGCCTGCACCGGATTCCGTTTCGACGCGTCGATCTTCGACGATTCGTGCCGCCCCGAGCTGACCATCCGGGACCGTTTCCCGGCGCAGACCGCGTCGTGGGAATCGGTGAACGTGCCCGGCCTGTTCTTCGCCGGCACGATCTCCCAGGTGCGGGATTTCAAGAAATCCACCAGCGGTTTCATCCATGGCTTCCGCTACGCCGTGCGCGCGCTGCACAAAATCCTCGAGCTTTCGTACGGCGAAACCCCGTGGCCCGCCGGGAAACTCGACGTCACCCCGGCCGCCGTCACCGACGCGATCATCGCCCGGGTGAACCGGACCTCGGCGCTCTGGCAGCAGTTCGGTTTCCTGGCCGACGTGGTGACGGTCGGCGAGAGCGGCGCGCGGTACCACGACGAGGTGCCGGTGGACTGGTTCGCCGAGCACGGCCTGGCCACCGCGGACCACGCCTACCGGCACGCGTTCGTGGTCACCCTGGAGTACGGCCCGGAGCACGACCAGGTCGACCCGTTCGACGTCACGGTCACCCGGGTGATGCAGGACGTGCCCGGCCAGGCACACGACGCGGCCTACCTGCACCCGGTGGTCCGCCACTTCCGCGACGGCGCCCTGGCCGGCACCCACCACGTGGCCGAGAACCTGGAGAACCGGTGGGACCGCCCGGACGCGCACGTGGCCCCGCTGACAACATTCGTCGCCCGCAGCCTGTCATGA
- a CDS encoding FAD-dependent monooxygenase, with product MDRVIVAGGGVAGAATALALHRAGIAAEVFEAHESGGDDAGAFLTVMGNGMGALAELGAAEAVAAVSFPARAVALWDAQGQHLGRRPIEGAARSMTRAALYRALQELAVARGIPVRHGKRMTGAAITGTGVEVTFADGSTVAGDVLVGADGIHSRTRRLIDPEAPEPRYSGQHVVYGYAPGNPAGVDEDEYHMVRGSRAFFGFTVPAGEGRTWWFARIGREQRTVDRPREETLAMFRDDPTPAAAIIAATADVVGGDSYDIPTTPRWHNDRMVLAGDSAHAATPAAAQGASMALEDAVALAAALREHADPATAFAAYEAGRRAQTEETVAASARLIRGQ from the coding sequence GTGGACAGAGTGATCGTCGCCGGGGGCGGGGTGGCCGGGGCCGCGACCGCGTTGGCGCTGCACCGGGCCGGGATCGCGGCCGAGGTGTTCGAGGCGCACGAGTCCGGCGGGGACGACGCGGGCGCGTTCCTGACCGTGATGGGCAACGGGATGGGCGCGCTCGCCGAGCTCGGTGCGGCCGAGGCGGTGGCGGCGGTGTCGTTCCCGGCACGGGCGGTGGCACTCTGGGACGCCCAGGGGCAGCACCTGGGGCGGCGGCCGATCGAGGGGGCGGCCCGGTCGATGACCCGGGCGGCGCTCTACCGGGCGTTGCAGGAGCTCGCGGTCGCGCGGGGCATCCCGGTGCGGCACGGCAAGCGGATGACCGGGGCCGCGATCACCGGGACAGGGGTCGAGGTGACGTTCGCCGACGGCAGCACGGTCGCCGGGGACGTCCTGGTCGGGGCGGACGGGATCCACTCGCGCACCCGGCGGCTGATCGATCCGGAAGCGCCCGAGCCCCGCTACTCCGGGCAGCACGTCGTCTACGGCTACGCCCCGGGGAATCCGGCCGGCGTCGACGAGGACGAGTACCACATGGTCCGCGGCAGCCGGGCGTTCTTCGGCTTCACCGTGCCGGCCGGGGAGGGCCGCACCTGGTGGTTCGCCCGGATCGGCCGTGAGCAGCGGACCGTCGACCGGCCGCGGGAAGAAACGTTGGCGATGTTCCGGGACGATCCGACGCCGGCCGCGGCGATCATCGCGGCGACCGCGGACGTGGTGGGCGGCGACTCCTACGACATCCCGACCACGCCGCGCTGGCACAACGACCGGATGGTGCTGGCCGGCGACTCCGCGCACGCCGCCACCCCGGCCGCCGCCCAGGGCGCGTCGATGGCCCTGGAGGACGCGGTCGCCCTCGCCGCGGCCCTGCGCGAGCACGCCGATCCCGCGACCGCCTTCGCCGCCTACGAGGCCGGTCGGCGCGCCCAGACCGAGGAGACGGTGGCCGCCAGCGCCCGCCTGATCCGCGGCCAGTGA